One genomic window of Myxocyprinus asiaticus isolate MX2 ecotype Aquarium Trade chromosome 5, UBuf_Myxa_2, whole genome shotgun sequence includes the following:
- the LOC127440791 gene encoding nuclear factor 7, ovary-like, whose translation MDSLSVEELSCPVCFEIYKNPVVLSCSHSVCKECLQQFRKTKRTQECPVCRSRYSKAEPPCNLALKNLCELFVKERNKKEICSLHSEKLKLFCLDDKQPVCFVCRDSQKHTNHKFLPICEVIPSYKEELNTALKSLQEKLKHTQNNIGEFDKSVKHIKTQAEHTERQIKEEFKKLHEFLRDEEEATITELREEEEQKSQMMKEKLEEMNTHISALSHTIKDMEEMMKANDDVSFLKNFNVTMGRVQSSQPDPQMTSGAFIHVPHYLGNLTFRVWKKMQDIVHKTPVILDPNTANPRLILSDDLTSVRYSENSQTLPDNPERFNLYPCVLGSEGFNSGTHCWDVEVKDNNKWILGVTTASNQRKGYDFFNTDVWSVGYYNLGLFSRFSSTMFRVTQNLEHVRVHLDYDGGKVSFSDPVTNTHLHTYTLTFTHTLLPFFRNYDATPLRILPVKCL comes from the exons ATGGATTCACTATCTGTGGAAGAACTTTCTTGTCCCGTGTGCTTTGAAATCTACAAGAATCCTGTTGTTCTGTCGTGTAGTCACAGTGTATGTAAAGAGTGTCTTCAACAGTTCAGGAAAACCAAGAGAACTCAGGAGTGTCCTGTCTGCAGGAGCAGATATTCAAAAGCAGAACCTCCTTGTAATCTTGCGTTGAAGAACTTATGTGAGTTGTTTGTGAAGGAGAGAAATAAGAAGGAGATCTGCAGTTTACACAGTGAGAAACTCAAACTCTTCTGTCTGGACGATAAACAGCCGGTGTGTTTCGTGTGCAGAGATTCACAAAAACATACCAATCACAAATTTCTCCCCATCTGTGAAGTTATTCCATCTTACAAG GAGGAACTCAATACAGCACTGAAGTCTTTACAAGagaaactcaaacacacacaaaacaatatagGAGAGTTTGATAAATCAGTTAAACACATCAAG ACTCAAGCTGAGCACACAGAGCGTCAGATTAAAGAGGAGTTTAAGAAACTTCATGAGTTTCTCCGAGATGAAGAAGAAGCTACAATCACTGAactgagagaggaagaggagcagaAGAGTCAGATGATGAAGGAGAAGCTTGAGGAGATGAACACACACATCTCAGCTCTTTCACACACAATCAAAGACATGGAGGAAATGATGAAAGCCAATGATGATGTCTCATTTCTAAAG AACTTTAATGTGACAATGGGAAG AGTCCAGAGCTCACAGCCGGATCCACAGATGACTTCTGGAGCTTTCATTCATGTGCCACATTACTTGGGCAACCTGACATTCAGAGTCTGGAAGAAGATGCAAGACATTGTCCACAAGA CTCCTGTGATTCTGGATCCAAACACTGCAAATCCACGTCTGATCCTGTCTGATGATCTGACCAGTGTGAGATACAGTGAGAACAGTCAAACATTACCTGATAATCCAGAGAGATTTAATTTATACCCTTGTGTTCTGGGTTCAGAGGGTTTTAACTCAGGAACACACTGCTGGGATGTGGAGGTTAAAGACAATAATAAATGGATTCTTGGAGTAACTACAGCATCAAACCAGAGGAAGGGATATGATTTCTTTAACACTGATGTCTGGAGTGTGGGGTACTATAATCTTGGATTGTTCTCACGGTTTTCCTCCACTATGTTTCGTGTCACACAGAATCTTGAGCATGTGAGAGTTCATCTGGATTATGACGGAGGAAAAGTGTCATTCTCTGATCCTGTAACTAACACAcatctacacacatacacactcacatttacacacacactcttgccATTCTTCAGGAATTATGATGCCACTCCTCTGAGGATTTTACCAGTAAAATGTTTGTAA